ACGCCGCCCGCAGGAACTCCTCCACCACCGGCCCGAACAGGTCCGGCTCGTCCACCCACGGGTAGTGGCCCACCTCGTGCAGCGGCCGGACCCGGGCGTCGGGGAACGACGCGGCCACCAGCGCGCCCGCCCGCATACCGGACACCGCGTCCCGGTCGCCGGTCACCACCAGCACCGGGCAGGTCACCTCCCGCAGCCCGGCGAGCACCGCCAGCCGCGTCTGCTCGTCCACGCCCTGCCAGAACCCGGCCCGCGGCACCGGCCCCAACTGCTCGCCCTCCGCGGCCGCATGGGCCCGCTGCGGCGCGTCCCACCGGCCGTAGGCGAGGGGTGCGGCGGCCAGCAGCAGCTCCCGCACCTCGTCCATCCCGGACGCGTCGGCGAGGCGCTGCACCGCCACGGAGGCGTCCGGCCACCACTCCTCGTGCGCCCGCGCCTCGAAGATCTCCCGGGCGTCGTCGGGGAGTTCGCCCTGCAGCCGGGAGCCGGGGCAGACCAGCACCAGCCGGGTCAGTCGCTGCGGGCGGCCCGTCGCGTACGCCTGCGCGACCGCGGCGCCCGCGTCGTGCGCGAGCAGTGCGAACCGCTCCAGGCCCAGGTGTGCGCGCAGCGCCTCCAGATCCTCGGCGAGCTGCGGGAAGGCGTAGCGGGCCGGGTCGTCGGCGGCGGGGGAGTCGCCGGTGCCCCGGCTGTCGGGCACGATCAGCTGCCGGTGCGCGGCCAGGCCGCCGAGGTCGCCCAGATAGGCGGCGTCCCGCCCGGGCCCGCCGGCCAGGCAGACCAGCGGCGGCAGCGGTGAGTCGGCCGGGCCCAGC
The sequence above is a segment of the Streptomyces lydicus genome. Coding sequences within it:
- a CDS encoding alpha/beta fold hydrolase encodes the protein MPHFRTYDDAELHYRVLGPADSPLPPLVCLAGGPGRDAAYLGDLGGLAAHRQLIVPDSRGTGDSPAADDPARYAFPQLAEDLEALRAHLGLERFALLAHDAGAAVAQAYATGRPQRLTRLVLVCPGSRLQGELPDDAREIFEARAHEEWWPDASVAVQRLADASGMDEVRELLLAAAPLAYGRWDAPQRAHAAAEGEQLGPVPRAGFWQGVDEQTRLAVLAGLREVTCPVLVVTGDRDAVSGMRAGALVAASFPDARVRPLHEVGHYPWVDEPDLFGPVVEEFLRAA